The Proteus sp. ZN5 genome includes the window AAGAGTCTAGTTTGTTTAATTCAGCCAGTATTCGCTCTACTTGCTGATTAAATATGGCGTTACCTAATGACTGAGTTTGTTGATAAAGGGCAAATTCATCAGCAATCATGGTAGGTACTAAGGTTTCTTTTACTCTTTGCTGTAAGCTTTTTTTCCATTGGTGGATATCTTTAAGTAAGGCTTTTTTGAGCTTTGGGTGTTTTTCAAAAAATACCGCTAATTGAGGTGATGCAAGTATAGCAATAATGACTTCCTCAATAAGCTGCCCTTCATTTATGGCTAAAAGCATATCTAATGTTGAAAGTGTCAGCATAATATCATTACTTTATTTGGCTTTTTAATTGCGATAATTTTTCATTAAGCTGAACAAAGCTTTGTTCGATGGAAATAAGGCAATCATTATCAATAAATAAATTTGGTTGATGATGATTAAATTTTTCCTGCTCACCATAAATTTCTTGAGTCAGATCTTTTAATTTATCTAGCCACTCTTTGTTATTTTCAATAGGAGCGGCAGGCGCAGTCTCTTTTTGTTGATAAAGAGATGTTGTTCGACGACTAACATCTAAAATTTCTAATACACCATCTTGACGTATTTGCGCATTAATTGATTGTGGGAAACCAATGCCATTTAAACGCGCTAATAATTCATTCCCTTTAGCTAAAAAGTTTTCTAATGCTTTTTGCTCGATAGTAATAAAGTTAACTTGAATACTATGGATATGTAGAGGGATATGTAAAAACAACGTGAATTTATCAGCCTGCATTTTTTCTGATAGGCTAAAATGTGCATTTCGTCCAAACATTCCACTTTGTTTTTCAAAACGAAAGGCCTGTTGCTCTTGTTTACTTCTTGTTGATTGCATCCACTCAGCCCATAAACTTTCTGTTTTTCTAATCAACTCTAGCTGGTGGTAGGCTTGTTCTGTTAAAAGGCTTTGTAATAACTTATCTAATAATGCAAATGATGCTTGGTCATGCCACAGGCAATCTTTTAATAAAATAAGATCTAATGGTGAAATAGCACTACGGCCATTAAAAAAAGCACTGGCTTGTAAAAGGCGTACCGCTTTTTTCCAACGTCTATCTGAAACATAAGGTGCTGCATCACTTTTATCTAAAGACTCACGAAGTTGATAAATTAAATCAAATAAGTGGTCATCTAAAGTGACCTTTTCTAATTCTGATTGCCAACGTGAGAACTCTTCTGCGGTAATTTGGATATGTTCTGGAATATGAAAAGAGCTTACATCTTTATTAATGAGTAGTGCACGAAAGTTTTTCTTATCCTGAACTTTGGTTAGCCAAATGCGGATAAGCATTCGGTCATATAGTGCTTCAAGACTACTGTCTGAATCAGGTAGCTCATTAGAGGCTGAGACTAATAAACGCATTGGAATAGCAACTTCAGCTTCTCCATTTCTAAATTTACGCTCATTAATCGCCGTTAATAATGTATTAAGAATAGCGGGCCCTGCTTTCCATATTTCATCAAGAAAGACAACCTCAGCATCAGGTAGATATCCCTCGACCAAACGCTGATATTTACCTTCATCTTTTAAAGCTTGAATAGATAAAGGGCCAAAAATTTCTTCAGGGGTTGAAAAACGCGTCATTAGGTATTCAAAAGCTTTAGCCTCTTTAAAGGCTTCTTTCATTCTTCTGGCTATTAAACTTTTAGCAATACCCGGAGGGCCAAGTAAGAAAACACTCTCACCACTCAGTGCTGCAAGTAGACAAAGACGGATAGCTGACTGTCGCTCATAAAGCCCAGTTTCAAGATATTGGCTAAGTTGTGATATCCGCTCTGCAAGTTGCATAAACACTCCTAATAATGGGTACTTATTTTCGTCATCATCCTGAAAATATCAGAAAAGGATTGCTGACATATAGTCAAACATTCTATTAGCACACAAATTGTTTATAACAAAAATCGATTCAGCTTCCTACTGCTTATTTTTGGTTCTTTTTTGTTTTACTAGCGAAACGTTTCGATAGTGATCACGTTTTTTCATTAATGTTGCTGAGATGATCGGTTTAAAATATTGAATGTCATTTATGCGATACATCTAGAATTTATTA containing:
- the ravA gene encoding ATPase RavA, with product MQLAERISQLSQYLETGLYERQSAIRLCLLAALSGESVFLLGPPGIAKSLIARRMKEAFKEAKAFEYLMTRFSTPEEIFGPLSIQALKDEGKYQRLVEGYLPDAEVVFLDEIWKAGPAILNTLLTAINERKFRNGEAEVAIPMRLLVSASNELPDSDSSLEALYDRMLIRIWLTKVQDKKNFRALLINKDVSSFHIPEHIQITAEEFSRWQSELEKVTLDDHLFDLIYQLRESLDKSDAAPYVSDRRWKKAVRLLQASAFFNGRSAISPLDLILLKDCLWHDQASFALLDKLLQSLLTEQAYHQLELIRKTESLWAEWMQSTRSKQEQQAFRFEKQSGMFGRNAHFSLSEKMQADKFTLFLHIPLHIHSIQVNFITIEQKALENFLAKGNELLARLNGIGFPQSINAQIRQDGVLEILDVSRRTTSLYQQKETAPAAPIENNKEWLDKLKDLTQEIYGEQEKFNHHQPNLFIDNDCLISIEQSFVQLNEKLSQLKSQIK